The Candidatus Delongbacteria bacterium genome has a window encoding:
- a CDS encoding response regulator has protein sequence MSSKILIIDDNKMVLESLKEILEDEGFIVYTVLDEKDALKIIIHQSPELALVDMTLSDSTGEDFIIKAHKTNQKIKYCIYTGDQTYSPTQQMKNCGVSENNVFFKPICDFNLFITRINQIIEEN, from the coding sequence TTGAGTAGTAAAATTTTGATAATTGACGATAATAAGATGGTCTTGGAAAGTCTGAAAGAAATTTTAGAGGATGAAGGATTTATCGTTTATACAGTACTAGATGAGAAGGATGCATTGAAAATTATAATTCACCAGTCGCCTGAGCTTGCTTTAGTTGATATGACATTAAGCGACTCTACGGGTGAGGATTTCATAATAAAAGCACACAAAACAAATCAAAAAATAAAATATTGTATATATACTGGAGATCAAACATACTCCCCTACTCAGCAGATGAAAAATTGTGGAGTGTCAGAAAATAATGTATTCTTTAAACCAATTTGTGATTTCAATCTTTTCATCACACGAATAAACCAAATAATAGAAGAAAATTAA
- a CDS encoding HAMP domain-containing histidine kinase, with protein MELNNLKSNYVVFTPRTYLEQVKIIIILRWLAVAGVIILILAGKLVFKLGFNPIPVIMVNLSLIILNLYYTKKIQKYELRNQFDKQELGLSSELLVDQLLLTVILVYVGGITNPFSTIYFYDTLISALLLSRNHCILHTIFSLLMIGTLSIMEYVGFVCDRCQTFTPHAQKGKVIFITWFAMSFTVVVISAIMIYLMDIYRKKVDDLNLLNDILKKTQEDKSNFYRVAAHEMKSPVTGIRTLLQTARHIFSKEIPPKLDDFILKAEKRAVAALDKIKDLLQMSVDLPGSENFQLRRFSLDNIIDEVISNEFEKFSEKDLKLVRDYQTEDFIVEIDVDSMVKVFTNLITNAVRYSDANKTIIIRSEKIRNNLCVSIIDQGIGIPESEIDKIGKDFYRASNAKQFSTDGTGLGMAISFSIVRRHGGDIKISSEINKGSTFSVFLPYPK; from the coding sequence ATGGAATTGAATAATTTAAAAAGTAATTATGTTGTATTCACTCCGAGAACTTACCTGGAACAAGTAAAAATAATTATAATTTTAAGATGGTTAGCAGTTGCAGGAGTGATTATTCTTATTTTAGCAGGAAAACTAGTATTCAAACTTGGATTCAATCCAATTCCGGTTATAATGGTAAATTTATCATTGATTATCTTAAACCTTTATTACACAAAAAAAATACAGAAGTATGAACTTCGAAATCAATTTGATAAACAGGAATTGGGGTTATCTTCTGAACTTTTAGTAGACCAATTGCTTCTGACCGTAATTTTAGTTTATGTTGGAGGTATTACTAATCCATTTAGCACTATTTACTTTTACGACACATTAATTTCAGCTCTTCTTTTATCAAGAAATCATTGTATTCTCCATACTATATTTTCCCTGCTAATGATTGGAACATTATCAATAATGGAATATGTTGGATTTGTTTGTGATAGATGTCAAACTTTCACTCCCCATGCCCAGAAAGGTAAAGTAATCTTTATAACCTGGTTTGCTATGAGTTTTACAGTTGTTGTAATTAGTGCAATCATGATCTACCTTATGGATATATATAGAAAGAAAGTTGATGACTTAAATCTGCTAAACGATATATTAAAAAAAACTCAAGAAGATAAGTCCAATTTCTATCGTGTTGCTGCACATGAAATGAAATCACCAGTTACAGGAATCAGAACTTTACTACAAACAGCAAGGCATATATTCTCAAAGGAAATACCTCCAAAACTTGATGACTTTATCTTAAAAGCTGAAAAGAGAGCGGTCGCAGCCTTAGACAAGATTAAAGATCTTTTACAAATGTCTGTAGATTTGCCGGGAAGTGAGAATTTTCAGTTAAGAAGATTTAGCTTGGATAATATAATCGATGAAGTAATATCCAATGAGTTTGAAAAATTCTCAGAAAAAGATCTAAAACTAGTTAGAGACTATCAAACAGAAGATTTTATTGTGGAGATTGATGTAGATTCAATGGTAAAGGTCTTTACAAATCTAATTACTAATGCTGTAAGATATTCGGATGCAAATAAAACCATTATAATTAGAAGTGAAAAAATTAGAAATAACCTATGTGTTTCAATAATTGATCAAGGCATAGGTATTCCTGAAAGTGAAATTGATAAAATAGGTAAAGATTTTTATAGAGCTTCAAATGCAAAACAGTTTAGCACAGATGGTACTGGGTTGGGAATGGCTATAAGTTTTTCCATTGTAAGAAGGCATGGTGGAGATATTAAAATCAGTTCTGAAATCAATAAAGGGTCAACATTTAGTGTGTTTCTTCCCTATCCCAAATAA
- a CDS encoding tetratricopeptide repeat protein, translated as MGFDKLLNLIEIKAFDYKKNLEIVDDFVKNKLENSDVSIKIVKKLIELAGINEDIERKIALLFKIADFYYIENDSVESFGYFRSLINECETNNIFYKYGYSLNCIGKLYTDIGEYDEALKVLFKAHDINSEGNDSDLAKTYNLIGNVYWSFKKFDDALEYYQKSYEIRKNLKDESGMASSLNNLGLIYMEKNEAELAATFFLEALFLTEKTDNKAAMSAVLTNLGVTYENNGDLDSAKENFKKTFELNLELGDKNGLAVSYINIASIAKKSKEYTEAKRCLKEAKDISEQNNFVDLSIDIYLALSEIYELTGDFKKSLSYYKIHTELKSKLFEDNKSKKMAELQVKFNYQNKDREAALAKAESEVYRLKNIELDSYVRKLEEANKKLINSQEEIIRLERKNSVLAMIATANHEMSQPLAVLKGNLELFLSSIDKIRLDEKMAKITDRMRNALSKMESILHKYRNKSNQIHFDRYAGETDMVVFEDDIAKSFDDMIEKLHNSSVNEE; from the coding sequence ATGGGTTTTGATAAGTTATTAAACCTGATAGAGATAAAAGCGTTTGACTATAAAAAAAATTTAGAAATAGTAGATGACTTTGTAAAGAATAAGCTTGAAAACAGTGATGTTTCTATAAAGATAGTTAAAAAACTAATTGAATTAGCCGGTATTAATGAAGACATCGAAAGAAAGATCGCTTTACTATTCAAAATCGCTGATTTTTACTACATAGAAAATGATTCTGTAGAGAGTTTTGGTTACTTTAGATCACTTATAAACGAATGTGAGACTAATAATATTTTCTATAAATACGGATATTCATTAAATTGTATAGGAAAACTTTACACAGATATTGGTGAATATGATGAAGCTTTGAAAGTTTTATTTAAAGCTCATGATATCAATAGTGAGGGAAATGATTCTGATCTTGCAAAAACTTATAATCTAATTGGTAATGTTTACTGGAGTTTTAAAAAATTTGATGATGCTCTTGAGTATTATCAAAAAAGTTACGAGATAAGAAAAAACCTTAAAGATGAATCGGGAATGGCTTCTTCCCTGAATAATTTAGGTTTGATCTATATGGAAAAAAACGAGGCAGAATTAGCCGCTACTTTTTTTCTTGAAGCACTTTTTCTTACAGAAAAAACAGATAATAAGGCTGCGATGTCGGCTGTACTTACAAATCTTGGTGTCACTTATGAAAATAATGGTGATCTTGATAGTGCAAAGGAAAATTTTAAAAAGACATTTGAGCTTAATCTCGAATTGGGTGATAAAAACGGACTTGCTGTAAGCTATATCAACATTGCTTCAATTGCAAAAAAGTCTAAAGAGTATACTGAGGCAAAAAGATGTTTGAAAGAAGCGAAAGATATTTCGGAGCAGAACAATTTTGTTGATCTATCCATCGATATTTACTTGGCTTTATCAGAAATTTATGAACTTACAGGTGATTTTAAGAAATCACTTTCCTATTATAAAATTCATACAGAATTAAAATCAAAGCTATTTGAAGACAATAAGAGTAAAAAAATGGCTGAACTTCAGGTGAAGTTTAATTATCAAAATAAGGATAGAGAAGCTGCTTTAGCTAAAGCTGAATCTGAGGTTTATAGATTAAAAAACATTGAACTTGATAGTTATGTAAGAAAGTTAGAAGAGGCTAATAAGAAGCTAATTAATTCTCAGGAAGAAATAATCAGACTTGAAAGGAAAAACTCAGTATTAGCGATGATAGCTACTGCAAATCATGAAATGAGTCAACCACTTGCTGTTTTAAAAGGAAATCTGGAACTATTTTTGAGCTCAATTGATAAAATTAGATTAGATGAGAAAATGGCAAAGATTACAGACAGGATGAGAAATGCTCTGTCAAAAATGGAATCAATTTTGCATAAATACAGAAACAAATCAAATCAAATTCATTTTGATAGATACGCTGGAGAAACCGATATGGTTGTTTTTGAAGATGATATCGCAAAATCTTTTGATGATATGATTGAAAAACTTCACAATAGTTCCGTTAACGAGGAATAG
- a CDS encoding T9SS type A sorting domain-containing protein, which yields MKKVLVSILLIVISLYSGWSNDPTVNTQVSLGSSDKAIPKVRFGSDNFYYITWFQSNTSGYALYAQKYDENGNEQWTVGGVVVSDEPQETWLTDYDMEIHPEGGFVVVFPDIRDGGFNVQAARMDGNGVALWGEDGTSMTTAADGYNVTPKVEVMPNGTSVVTWIDANNDAVVLQAISSDGNKLWEDGVTLYNSAYTSTNPDLIVCDEESFYIEWSKQTGPFYSPVRNIWLQRMDLEGNFLWAEDLALTTQAGIKGWTTIHTDKDKEQGAIISWHDDRDYDDIDRAYVQCVNKDGVTRFEEGGFLLDATSAYHSWDPICDTDDENNLFIAWKRSDAAYQSYNSVHAQKFIYADFVWEPNGNAITEESNLLASHNSCGVVDGKFFVGLERYSFGNFMYTDITGVLLDDNCDNVWGDEVYINNTASSVVHLDNTCWNNNKMVLAWEDDRNDEKQIFMQNINLDGTIGGGVGVDENTPESISLTAYPNPFNPVCSINFNLPSSESLNIRVFNTNGEIVNSLNNVNYKSGINSVKLDMKEFNSGTYFVSVDGSVNQMIKIVLLK from the coding sequence ATGAAGAAGGTACTTGTTTCAATTTTGCTGATAGTAATTTCTCTTTACTCTGGTTGGAGTAATGATCCTACAGTTAATACTCAGGTCAGTTTAGGATCAAGTGATAAAGCTATTCCTAAAGTTAGATTTGGTTCTGATAACTTTTATTACATTACTTGGTTTCAGAGTAATACAAGTGGCTATGCTCTTTATGCTCAAAAATATGATGAAAACGGAAACGAGCAGTGGACTGTAGGAGGAGTTGTTGTAAGTGATGAACCACAGGAAACATGGTTGACTGATTATGATATGGAAATTCATCCTGAAGGTGGATTTGTTGTCGTTTTTCCTGATATTAGAGACGGTGGGTTTAATGTTCAAGCTGCAAGAATGGATGGAAATGGAGTAGCTTTATGGGGTGAAGATGGTACAAGTATGACTACTGCAGCTGATGGATACAATGTTACTCCTAAAGTAGAAGTAATGCCAAACGGAACTTCCGTAGTAACCTGGATAGACGCAAATAATGATGCAGTCGTTTTGCAAGCGATAAGCAGCGATGGTAATAAATTATGGGAAGATGGTGTTACATTATACAATAGTGCTTACACTTCTACTAATCCAGATTTGATTGTCTGTGATGAAGAATCATTTTACATTGAGTGGTCGAAACAAACAGGGCCATTTTATTCACCTGTGAGAAATATTTGGCTACAAAGAATGGATTTAGAAGGTAATTTCCTTTGGGCTGAAGATCTTGCTCTGACAACTCAGGCAGGAATAAAAGGATGGACAACAATTCATACAGATAAAGACAAAGAGCAGGGTGCAATAATTAGTTGGCATGATGATAGAGATTATGATGATATTGATAGAGCATATGTACAATGTGTAAACAAAGACGGTGTAACACGATTTGAAGAAGGTGGTTTTTTACTTGATGCAACATCTGCTTACCATAGCTGGGATCCTATTTGTGACACAGATGATGAAAACAATCTATTTATCGCATGGAAAAGAAGTGATGCTGCATATCAATCTTATAATTCAGTTCATGCACAGAAATTTATTTATGCAGATTTCGTATGGGAACCAAATGGGAATGCTATTACTGAAGAATCTAATCTACTAGCTAGCCATAATTCATGTGGAGTAGTCGATGGCAAATTTTTTGTTGGTTTAGAAAGATACAGTTTTGGTAATTTTATGTATACCGATATTACGGGTGTACTACTTGACGATAATTGTGATAATGTCTGGGGTGATGAGGTTTACATAAACAATACTGCTTCATCAGTAGTTCATTTGGATAATACATGTTGGAATAACAATAAGATGGTATTGGCTTGGGAAGATGATAGAAATGATGAAAAACAGATTTTTATGCAAAATATTAACTTAGATGGTACAATTGGTGGAGGTGTTGGAGTTGATGAAAACACACCGGAGAGCATATCATTAACAGCATATCCGAATCCTTTTAATCCTGTTTGTTCGATAAATTTTAATCTTCCTTCTAGCGAGTCATTGAATATTAGAGTTTTTAATACTAATGGTGAAATTGTTAATAGTCTAAATAATGTAAATTATAAATCTGGTATCAATAGTGTTAAACTTGATATGAAAGAGTTTAATTCTGGAACATACTTTGTTTCTGTTGATGGATCAGTAAATCAGATGATAAAAATAGTCCTACTTAAATAA
- the rpsO gene encoding 30S ribosomal protein S15, whose product MITKERIAELTKQFGETEKDTGNSRVQVAILSDKIKYLTEHLKTHKKDSHSRRGMRLMLGKRSSLLKHMKVVTLKTEKSHPESKALENYKEFLNTLGLKDRY is encoded by the coding sequence ATGATTACAAAAGAAAGAATCGCAGAACTGACAAAACAGTTTGGTGAAACAGAAAAGGATACTGGAAACTCTAGAGTTCAAGTTGCTATCCTTTCTGACAAGATCAAGTATCTAACAGAGCACCTTAAAACTCACAAAAAAGATAGCCATTCAAGAAGAGGTATGAGACTTATGCTTGGTAAAAGAAGTTCTCTTTTAAAGCACATGAAAGTTGTTACTTTGAAAACTGAAAAAAGTCATCCTGAGTCAAAAGCTCTTGAGAACTACAAAGAATTTTTAAATACTCTTGGTCTAAAAGACAGATATTAA
- a CDS encoding zf-HC2 domain-containing protein, which produces MNCKEIQNKVSLLISNELNSDESTLVLDHIKNCDKCGAFFSTQKEMLFLVKKSEEEFFVSELNDKIILKLNNSYKLIRLRKWIYSAVAIFAVFVVSYNNFESNKPNLSFSDQAGIFTLSLTADEYDEMIDIAGLNIEEDINMLEDIYLMNEYESMGF; this is translated from the coding sequence ATGAATTGTAAAGAAATACAAAACAAAGTTTCACTTTTAATTTCTAACGAGCTTAATAGTGATGAGTCAACTTTAGTTTTAGATCATATTAAGAATTGTGATAAATGTGGAGCATTTTTTAGCACTCAAAAAGAGATGCTATTTTTAGTAAAGAAATCTGAAGAAGAGTTCTTTGTTTCTGAATTAAATGATAAGATTATCTTGAAATTAAATAATTCCTATAAACTTATCAGACTCAGAAAGTGGATATATTCAGCTGTAGCAATATTTGCAGTTTTTGTGGTTTCTTACAATAATTTTGAATCAAATAAACCTAACTTAAGTTTTTCTGATCAGGCAGGTATCTTTACTTTAAGTTTGACTGCAGATGAATATGATGAAATGATTGACATCGCGGGATTAAATATTGAAGAAGATATAAATATGCTGGAAGATATTTATCTTATGAATGAATATGAAAGCATGGGTTTTTGA
- a CDS encoding FAD-dependent thymidylate synthase → MSNFRIENFTDSEKTVLSNYFTNYDKPVFGLINMPEVVKGALFARYSRSEKSLRRLFLDEFYKDGLVSNVSDNNNNYGEGKASELYDRMFIQYGDDSVAQLGGAHIACEQVSNILTKFIEKGRLNAYLEQSTRYVYYNKKYDGKYNYLVPDEFRNCELEELFCKRMDNLFDVYTKVIDVTTPDLERKYPKQEDVTTRAWKSTIRAKACDIARGLLPASTRTNLGIYANGQSYEYMLVRMYASDIKEIKTYADMILNELRKMIPSFMKRVDLSDRGIQWSEYLHKNNVDIYEYCQKFNFQAEKLNNDYDVKLYSVTEKALNKVIFSILYDNTSLNTEKIHLIIDEMSEVEKTNILKLYSGDRKNRRHKGGRALESVKYGFDIVSDYGAFRDIQRHRMLTIEWQKINPYMGFVVPEELNEFPELKVKFVAALEDIIDLYESVFEKFGDEVAQYCVPFAYKMRYRIEMSLREAIYLIELRTQKQGHPSYRRVCLAMRDSIRDYGHSYFTDIMNFVDEEFYIFSREDAEKNIDKKLGNS, encoded by the coding sequence ATGAGTAATTTCAGAATAGAGAATTTCACTGACAGTGAAAAAACAGTATTGTCAAATTATTTTACAAATTACGATAAACCTGTTTTTGGTTTGATAAATATGCCAGAAGTTGTAAAAGGTGCTTTATTTGCAAGATACAGCAGATCAGAAAAATCTTTAAGACGACTATTTTTAGATGAGTTTTATAAAGATGGATTAGTTTCTAATGTTTCTGATAACAACAATAATTATGGGGAAGGAAAGGCAAGTGAACTATACGATAGAATGTTTATCCAATATGGAGATGATTCTGTAGCACAACTGGGAGGAGCTCATATTGCCTGTGAACAAGTTTCTAATATTCTAACAAAGTTTATTGAAAAAGGGAGACTAAACGCATATTTAGAGCAAAGTACAAGATATGTTTATTACAATAAAAAATATGATGGAAAATACAATTATTTAGTACCTGATGAGTTTAGAAATTGTGAATTAGAAGAACTTTTTTGTAAAAGAATGGACAATCTTTTTGACGTTTATACAAAAGTGATTGATGTTACTACTCCTGATCTTGAAAGAAAATATCCTAAGCAGGAAGATGTAACTACGAGAGCCTGGAAAAGTACGATTAGGGCAAAGGCTTGTGACATAGCTAGAGGATTATTACCTGCTTCCACAAGAACAAATCTAGGCATATATGCCAATGGTCAATCATATGAATACATGCTTGTTAGAATGTACGCATCTGATATAAAAGAAATTAAAACTTATGCAGACATGATTCTCAATGAACTAAGGAAGATGATCCCTTCTTTTATGAAAAGAGTTGATCTTTCTGATAGGGGAATACAATGGTCAGAATACTTGCACAAGAACAATGTAGATATTTACGAATATTGTCAAAAATTTAACTTTCAGGCTGAAAAATTAAATAATGACTATGATGTCAAACTTTATAGCGTTACTGAAAAAGCTTTGAATAAAGTTATATTTTCAATTTTATATGATAATACTTCACTCAACACAGAAAAGATTCATTTAATAATAGATGAGATGAGTGAGGTTGAAAAAACAAATATTTTGAAACTATACTCTGGTGATAGGAAAAACAGAAGACATAAAGGCGGGAGAGCTTTAGAGTCTGTAAAATATGGATTTGACATAGTTTCTGATTATGGAGCATTTAGAGATATTCAAAGACACAGAATGTTGACAATTGAATGGCAAAAAATTAATCCTTACATGGGTTTTGTTGTACCAGAAGAACTAAATGAGTTTCCCGAGCTAAAAGTTAAATTTGTTGCTGCTTTAGAAGATATAATTGATCTATATGAATCAGTTTTTGAAAAATTTGGAGATGAAGTAGCTCAGTATTGTGTTCCATTTGCTTATAAAATGAGGTATAGAATTGAGATGAGTTTAAGAGAGGCTATATATCTAATTGAGTTAAGAACTCAGAAACAAGGACACCCATCTTATAGAAGAGTCTGTCTTGCTATGAGAGATTCAATAAGAGACTATGGTCATAGTTATTTTACGGATATAATGAATTTCGTTGATGAAGAGTTTTACATATTTAGTAGAGAAGATGCCGAAAAAAATATTGATAAAAAACTTGGAAATTCTTAG
- a CDS encoding bifunctional (p)ppGpp synthetase/guanosine-3',5'-bis(diphosphate) 3'-pyrophosphohydrolase: MIEDTGKYYTDLRLKYQQRVNDIIIKLKKINRNVDEKLINESYIIAFNAHKGVMRDDKVTPYIEHPVEVAEILSDLEVDDVTISAALLHDVVEDSVITGNDIKRKYGETISNIVDGLTKEKSKEKSKIENQTHNYKKLVSGMISELRIIIIKMADRLHNMKTLGHLSVDRKERIANETRNFFIPLANKLGMHKFKLELDDLVFKILDSRKYNEMIKSLDHYNNYNNTKVSEAVESIKSKLKNMNIDSEVSINRRSIYSIASKINFKNFEESKKYFSLKVVVGNKSNCYNVLQYIHEIFVPLNLISDYISGVKKNGYQSLHTKVMDKNGLVYEIIIRNVDMDVMADLGIIHLLYNINRDTENSEYELNKYKDTLSSLYNDSFSSMEDHYEVIDIFHKNLVTGEIIISTPKDETYTLPAGSSVLDFAYKIHTDIGNQCVAAKVNGQSKPVTYKLQNNDVVQIITSRTTRPKEEWLDFVVTARAIKSIKHSLKKSSALQNSEKKSILERFSIRKKVKEESPSKTVRSLEIITKFYDGFISRIEKEIKYIDRLLNMEIKIENETAFVIVKGEFINDDQFRKFLKRVNSMKDIINVYEL; this comes from the coding sequence ATGATAGAAGATACAGGTAAGTACTACACTGATTTAAGGTTGAAATATCAGCAAAGAGTGAATGATATAATTATTAAACTAAAAAAAATAAATCGGAATGTAGATGAAAAGCTTATAAATGAATCATATATAATAGCTTTTAATGCACATAAGGGTGTAATGAGAGACGATAAAGTCACTCCATATATAGAGCATCCTGTAGAAGTTGCAGAAATATTATCGGATCTTGAAGTTGATGACGTAACTATTTCCGCAGCACTTTTACATGATGTTGTCGAAGATTCTGTTATTACAGGTAATGATATAAAAAGAAAATATGGTGAAACAATTAGCAATATAGTTGATGGACTCACAAAAGAGAAATCAAAGGAAAAATCGAAAATTGAAAATCAAACTCATAACTATAAAAAATTAGTTTCGGGTATGATTAGTGAGTTAAGAATCATAATTATCAAGATGGCCGATAGACTACATAATATGAAAACTCTTGGGCATTTATCAGTTGATAGAAAAGAGAGAATTGCCAATGAGACTCGGAATTTTTTTATTCCTTTAGCGAATAAACTTGGAATGCATAAATTTAAGCTCGAGCTTGACGATCTTGTATTCAAAATCTTGGACTCTCGTAAGTATAATGAAATGATAAAATCTTTAGATCATTACAATAATTATAATAATACTAAAGTCAGTGAAGCTGTTGAATCAATTAAATCAAAACTAAAAAATATGAATATTGATTCTGAGGTGTCAATTAACAGAAGAAGTATATACTCAATTGCAAGTAAGATTAATTTTAAAAATTTTGAAGAATCTAAAAAGTACTTCTCATTAAAAGTTGTTGTTGGTAATAAATCAAATTGTTACAATGTCCTTCAATATATTCATGAAATTTTTGTACCGTTGAATTTGATTAGTGATTATATCTCTGGAGTTAAGAAAAATGGATATCAAAGTCTTCATACTAAGGTTATGGATAAAAATGGTCTAGTCTATGAGATCATTATTCGTAATGTAGACATGGATGTTATGGCTGACCTCGGTATAATTCACCTTTTATACAATATTAATCGCGATACAGAAAATTCAGAATATGAATTAAACAAATATAAAGATACATTGAGCTCGTTGTATAATGACAGTTTTAGCTCTATGGAAGATCATTATGAAGTTATAGATATTTTTCACAAAAATCTTGTAACAGGTGAGATAATTATATCTACTCCAAAGGATGAAACTTATACTTTACCGGCGGGATCGTCAGTATTGGATTTTGCCTATAAAATTCATACCGATATTGGAAATCAGTGTGTTGCAGCCAAAGTAAACGGACAATCTAAACCTGTCACTTATAAATTACAAAACAATGATGTAGTTCAGATTATAACCTCAAGAACAACAAGACCAAAAGAAGAATGGCTGGACTTTGTTGTTACTGCAAGAGCGATTAAGTCCATAAAGCATTCTTTGAAAAAAAGCTCAGCATTACAAAATTCTGAAAAAAAATCAATTTTAGAAAGATTTTCAATTAGAAAAAAAGTAAAAGAGGAAAGCCCTTCAAAAACAGTAAGATCATTGGAAATTATTACTAAATTTTACGATGGTTTTATTTCAAGGATTGAAAAAGAGATTAAGTACATAGATAGACTTTTGAATATGGAAATTAAAATTGAAAACGAAACAGCCTTTGTTATAGTCAAGGGAGAGTTTATCAATGACGATCAGTTTAGAAAATTTTTGAAAAGAGTTAATAGCATGAAAGATATTATAAATGTTTATGAATTATAA
- a CDS encoding RNA polymerase sigma factor: MAFFSNSLKDHPDSFLIEKYKSTGKEKYLREIMERYGQVLYSYIRKMSGMHSSVEDIYQNVWLKIVKSIERYDEQDKFKNYLFFIATNSCYDYLRTLKRENENRFNPIITEDDDDFLENIPDYSNPIDLYEKNELKKKIYELLDELPLPQREVFLLRSEGFSFKEISEMKNVPVNSLLSRMRYATIKLRKGIENEL; encoded by the coding sequence ATGGCATTCTTTTCAAATTCACTAAAAGATCATCCAGATAGCTTTTTAATTGAAAAATATAAAAGTACTGGAAAAGAAAAATATCTGAGGGAAATAATGGAAAGATACGGTCAAGTACTATATTCATATATAAGAAAAATGTCTGGAATGCATTCGTCAGTAGAGGATATATATCAAAATGTCTGGTTAAAAATTGTAAAATCCATTGAAAGATATGATGAACAAGACAAGTTTAAAAACTATCTCTTTTTTATTGCAACAAACAGTTGTTATGATTATCTCAGAACTTTAAAAAGAGAAAATGAGAATCGATTTAATCCTATTATCACCGAAGATGATGATGATTTTCTTGAAAATATTCCTGATTATTCTAATCCTATAGATCTATATGAAAAGAATGAATTAAAAAAAAAGATATACGAATTGCTTGATGAATTACCACTTCCTCAAAGAGAAGTTTTTTTGTTAAGAAGTGAGGGTTTTAGTTTTAAAGAAATCTCTGAAATGAAAAATGTTCCTGTAAACAGTCTTCTCAGTAGAATGCGTTACGCAACTATCAAATTGAGAAAGGGGATCGAAAATGAATTGTAA
- a CDS encoding nucleoside-diphosphate kinase — translation MKQVSLLIIKPFAFRNKKVGRIISMIEDGGFDILGMKELNLTKRLAERFYEIHSNKSFFDGLTTFMSSDKIVAICVEKDNCIEDLRKLVGNTDPRKAEVGTIRHEVGTDIEANGVHASDSEENARNEIRFFFSALEVLF, via the coding sequence ATGAAACAAGTGAGTCTTTTGATAATTAAGCCATTTGCCTTCAGGAATAAAAAAGTAGGCAGAATAATTAGTATGATCGAGGATGGTGGATTTGATATTCTTGGAATGAAGGAACTAAATCTAACAAAAAGATTAGCAGAGAGATTCTATGAAATTCATTCTAACAAGTCATTTTTCGACGGTTTAACAACTTTCATGTCCTCTGATAAGATAGTGGCGATATGCGTTGAAAAAGATAATTGTATTGAAGATCTCAGGAAGCTTGTTGGAAATACAGATCCTAGGAAAGCTGAAGTTGGTACTATTCGTCACGAAGTTGGAACAGATATTGAGGCTAATGGGGTTCACGCTTCAGATTCTGAAGAAAATGCACGAAATGAAATAAGATTTTTCTTCTCAGCTTTGGAAGTCCTATTTTAA